TCTATAAGGCAGCCATTTTAACCACTTGCAGCACTTTTCCTACCGGTGGCTTCTCAGGTGCCCGTGTTGCTTGTTTTACAGATTCTTAAAATCGTAAGCCATCCGTTGTCGCCCGACTCATTAAAGCTGACGCTTTTCTATATAAAGTACTTAGTAGTTGgtaaacattatattatatgcCATATTAATGCACTTTATGTCATTTTGACCTGTGTACAATTGTTATCCTGTAACGTGTGAGTTGTAGCTGTCATCCCAGTAACCGGTAGCCATACTTGAACATGTCCATTGCAGCAAGGTTTCCAGAGACACGTTGTACGAGGCTGTCAAGGAGGTCTTGCAGGGGTCCGTGACCAAGAAGAGGAAGTAAGTTTCCATCATGTTTTATGGTGTTAAGGAATTGTGCTGCAGTGctaatttttattacattaatgtGAAGGTTTGTGGAGACGGTGGAGCTGCAGATCAGCCTGAAAAATTATGATCCCCAGAAGGACAAGCGTTTCTCCGGCACAGTCAGGTTGGTCTCACCCAACCttttccttgcttgcttccagACCTGTCTGAATGTTGACATTAGGAGTAGACAatttacttaaaggggacctattgtgctcattctTTGTAGAGTTGTGGTGTCAAGATACACACTATAATCGGCACAGAAAGTGTTCTAGTTTTTCCAAAATCTGAACCTATTccgctgtatttccttggatttcatggttcccaTAAACtgtttaatgtattccacccacagcacGCCTactttgctgtggttggtcacattcATTAGTACTTAAAAGGACATCCATGAGCTGTCaccggtataggagttgatgataaaTGTTGGCTTTTGACATACAGCCTGGGGAAGAGCACGATTAACCCATGATCGATAATTGATCATTAAGAATTTTGTCGATCctgatttttctgtttttttgacaGTTAAATAGCGTTCATGTAGTGTGTGGAGAAAGCAATGTAATCAACTTCACTGTGGCGGTAGTAAAATATCCCACCAGCGGGGGGCGAAAACCGCCTGCGAGCTGACTTCTGCCCTGCCGCAGTATCTGACGGTAGGAACAAAGCGTGCACGGAGAAGTGTATCTAGTCTATCAGACATTTCTTAATGATTAAATCGATAATTGATTGTCATGATTATCGATCAAAAAGTTTGTCAAATGCCCATCCCTAATACAGCCACGTGTTGGATCCGAACCGGAAGTAGAGACTTGAAGGTAAGtcgcattagcattagcatttggtTTTCTAAAGCATCGGTAACATCTCATGTTGCTATTAGCAACCTCGCTCCCTGTATGCTAGCACTTTTGCTCCGTGATTTACACAAACAGCTACTTACTGctccaacattctaaccacatgtataggtcagaaaagtggaaagcaTGACTGGTCCCCTTTAATGAAGTCATAGTGCGGCTCAGACAGGCAAGGGGCAGCCATGGAGAAGTACTCTGGGTAGTCTGGCTGAGCTGACCCAGCCCCAGCTGGTGGAGGCCAGGCAGGCGGACCCCTACCCTGGGTCTTAAAACATGAGGGGAGGCTTTGAGAGAGTGAGCTGTCAAAGGTTCATGACCTCAGGTCGACCAATGTTCAGTCTGTTATGAATGAAGTCAACTGGACGTCTGCCACTGTGGTGGTATGGTTGCGTTTTCTCTAAAACGGAGGAAACGGCTGACGAGGAGTTTTACAACTGTTTGCTTTTCTCAGGCTGAAGACTCTCCCTAGGCCGAAGTTCTCAGTCTGTGTCCTGGGAGACCAGCAGCATTGTGACGAGGCCAAGGCCGCCTCCCTGCCACACATGGATGTTGATGCCCTAAAAAAGctcaacaaaaacaagaaactgGTGAAGAAGCTCGGTAAGGAGATTTCTCGTACCTCTGCATATGATTTGTCAGGATGTTTAATGATTGCTTCCTTTCTAGCCAAAAAGTATGATGCGTTCCTGGCCTCGGAATCCCTGATTAAGCAGATTCCTCGTATTTTGGGACCTGGTCTGAACAAGGCCGGCAAGTTCCCCTCGCTGCTCACCCATAACGAAAACCTGAACACCAAAGTGGATGAGGTGAAATCCACCATCAAATTCCAGATGAAGAAGGTAAGTTGTGCTGTCGCTGCTGGTTCCTCCCAGCTGTACTTGTCCACACTCAGCCCTACTTTGTGTTCAGGTGCTCTGTCTGGCTGTAGCCGTCGGACACGTGAAGATGACTGAGGACGAGCTGGTGTACAACATCCACCTGGCCGTCAACTTCCTGGTGTCGCTTCTCAAGAAGAACTGGCAGAACGTGCGGGCCCTTTACATTAAGAGTACCATGGGCAAACCTCAGCGCCTCTATTGATTTTTCTAGAAATAAATGAGTTCCAGTTCCAACAAGATTGGTGTGTACTTCTTTGAATGCTAaggagaactgcacttttgcACATCCACATTCTTTGTCAAActgaacatatttatttcctgataaatttttaattttcaattacATCAAGAATTTGACCCACATAATCCTGCAGTCCTGACTTTAAGTAGTCATACTGCTCAAGTTGGTCGATTCTTGACCAGACAACAGCAGAATAGTTCCACGTTGCTGCATTCATTCTACAGTAATTGACACAAATGACAactatgaatgaataataaaagtaacatttaaaacatgacatttgCATAATTAAACGTTTATTTGATGTGTTCATCCAAAACTGCGGCTATGTGGACCCGTCACTCTGCCTCGGATTGGCTCTAACCTGGAGACAGTAGGCGTTGCAAGTGACCAATCCGAAAGAGGGGGCGGAGAAAGATCAGGTAGCTCCCGCGCGCGTAAGGAATGTCTGAGCAGCGAGCTTTTATCAGGCACCGGGGGCGCGCATTGACTGAACGCGCACGCGCAGGAAAGTGTAAAATCAGACATCGTGGCGCGAGTGGTCTTTATGCGCCGGAGTACGTTTTTCCGCGCATCAATTTTGGCATCAATGTGACTCCATAGACTTCACCTTTCACCAATGATTGAGGATGTAGAGGGGGGAGCTAACATGCTACCCAGAACAGGCTAACATGTTACCTATGTGGCAAGAGGAGCAAGGGAGATGGAAACACTAATTTTGATTAGTGTTACCAACAACGCCACCTGGGGGATTTCGCCCCAGGAAATAGTTTAGCTTAAATCAGGACACGCTCGAAATTACAACAGGGCAAGAGAGGaggtaaagaaaaataaaataattctttATTGTAATAACATTataaaagatccgctgtgg
This window of the Doryrhamphus excisus isolate RoL2022-K1 chromosome 10, RoL_Dexc_1.0, whole genome shotgun sequence genome carries:
- the LOC131137455 gene encoding large ribosomal subunit protein uL1 isoform X2 encodes the protein MGSISTSLPLAFPFYVARRGCEATVMSKVSRDTLYEAVKEVLQGSVTKKRKFVETVELQISLKNYDPQKDKRFSGTVRLKTLPRPKFSVCVLGDQQHCDEAKAASLPHMDVDALKKLNKNKKLVKKLAKKYDAFLASESLIKQIPRILGPGLNKAGKFPSLLTHNENLNTKVDEVKSTIKFQMKKVLCLAVAVGHVKMTEDELVYNIHLAVNFLVSLLKKNWQNVRALYIKSTMGKPQRLY